The genome window ACCAGCCCTGGGTGACTGCGTTGGGGTTCCTTGCCCACCGCCAGCCTGCCTTCCACCACGACGATATTTAGATCCAATAACAGGTACATGACGACTTGTGGTTATGGTGTCAGCTTGCATGAGTGGTctgtaaatatatttaattttatatgaCTTGCTAGTAAATATAAATGATGCGTCTGTTACCTATAAGCTGGCGGATTAGGGCATGTATTCCTTCTATACATCTCAAATGTCGTTTCCTCAATGATACCACATTTTGATATATCCGTTTCCACAATCACATTATAATTCGTCCACTTTCGCCCGAAAGATGAATCTTTATGGTCAAAAAAGTCCATACTCTCGTCTCTACCGATTGAATGTGAATCGTCCTTGTGATCGCCGCTAGTCTCCCGTTCCAAACTGGAAGATTTCGTGCTGCGTGGACCGTCCGTACTCTCCGAACTCTCTAAGCTCTTTTGCTGTGCTATATTTGCAGTGTAAACTGCATCATGACTAGTAGAGGCTGGAATCTTTTTCGCTAATGATGAAGCACCTTCTTCTGACTCAGAATGTAATGATGAAAATTTGACCAGGACTGGTGTACCTGATGCACCTGGGGGTTGCCACGGATCATACTCCGATATCGAGACTAAATCTTCTTGTATTGGTTCGCGATTTTCATCAGATGAGAAGATTAGCTCAATATCGTCTACTTCTTCCTTAGAGTCATGGGGTCGTATGGACGTTTTTCCGTCGATAGTAGCGGATTCAATTGGAGGTTTATCTTCGAAGAATACTGAGTTGTCGCTGCCAGAGGGGGAATGGTCATCCTTTTTCAAACCTTCTGTAGAAAGCAGCTGAGTAGCACCTTCCTCGCTGTCCTTGGGTAACGACATCTCGTCCTTGAGACTTCTTGCCGAGCTCGGCTGACTGCTAGAGCTGGTGTCTGTACTTGCACCGTGAACTTTTACATTCGATAGAACCTTAATCTTAACATCGATTTTTGAAGCCATTTTGCGTCTTGCTGTAACTCGAATATCTGGAATAAAGGATAATTTCCGACGACTCCTGCTTTCTGTAGTGAAATTGGAAGATATCGGTGGTATATTCGAGTCCTTTGGAAGTTCTAAATGCTGGAAAGTTTCAACTTCCTCCACAATATCTCGTCTTTCAATAATAGAGATACTTTTGGTTTCCGAAACTTCCTGTTCCTCCTCTTCTATCTTTTCTTCCTTTATTGTCTCAACCGTTGTGGCTGGTGATGGGACATGTTCCAGTGAAACCTCGGGAATTGCTTGCTTCTCAGGTAAGCTTGTTTCAATGactttttcttgaaatttggcACTTTCTTTTATTTCAGATTGTGCTGTGAGTTGGTTTCTAAGCCTTTGTATTTCAAGTTTAGCGTCTTCAAGTGCTGTCCTAAGTGCAACGATAGTTTGGTGCAAGGTGCGTACTGTATCTATTGATTGAATTGTTGTGGTGAGATTTTCCATTGGGCAAACACCCCATCTATTGGTACCGCCAGTTGCTCCGTTATTTTCGTCCATCTCGTGTCCTCCCTTCTGCTGCCAAATATTGATTCCGACTCAGCCATGCGGAAAGTAtctgaaatttaaatgaaaggaTATGTTCACTAGGCCATCGCATTCTATGGAAAATATTTGCGGGATTTTGTTATTGAATTACAATCTGGTAATTATTTGCTATGGTTTCGCTTTAGCCTGCATTCAGTTTGGATTTTCTAACCCCAAACCTTTCAGGGGATAGAATTTGCGGTTTTAACGAGCAGACGATGTATACACACGCTGGATATTATGTCATATCGAATGAGCTCCAGACACAACAACAGCCAACTCTGCGTGCTGGCgtattttccatggaaaacGTTTTTCAGCCCCATAAATTTCACCGTGAGGACTTGATCGATAAATTCTTTTACACGTTTTCATTGTCAGCTCTAGGAGCTTTAAGTCTCATTTCGGGGAAACTGCTGAAGTGTTGGCCACATCCGATGGACGAGAAGGACTGCTGTCTATTACAGCAAGGTGATTTTGTTCAAATTAACTCAAATGTGACATGGAAAATCAGGCTGGAAAGTTTCTCCCATCTCTCGCAAACTTCGTTAAAATTTGAACTGCTTTTCATTTCGCTGGCAATCTCCTCTCGATTGTGACCTATTTTCTTCCCTTCTTTGCAGTTAATGTTTTTCCTATGCTTAACACTGAAGCTCAGGTTCTATCAATTACAATAAATTATCGTAATAAATCGGAATAACGTTTCCGAAAATCAATGCACGTTAAGCTACGCAAAAGATTCCCGAAAAAGACCAATGACCCGGTTATGTAATTTCGAGACACGCAATATTTCTGTAGTTGGTTGTTGTTGTTAGATATCCTGGCTCATTCATTATTCGAGCTTCGAAAATGCTCTCGAATTTTATTGTCTTGTCTACATACTCGAGAGCCATTTAGCTCCTTTGGTTAGGGTAGAAAACTTGAGGAAATATTCAAGCAGGTGAGATTGGGGCAGACTTTAaatggaggtgtaaatttttagcGGAGTATAATTTTTCGCTGATTTTAATATCCTCTTGATTAGATTGCGGAGCGCTCCTCAACTTCTTTATCTTCCTGGCGAAGCTCGGACGTGCTTGGAGTACCCTGTGTAACACAGCCGGGAGGCTCATTCAACcttcttatttcggatgtgatcaaaacgtgtcacgccactagtccaacgcaacattttcgtctccattatcgcaagacgccgttcattgtcttttatagtcggccaacactcagaactagggggagcggcaggacggacgacattgcggtaaattttagatttgagacgttcgttgatacgttgatcgcaaagaacaccagttgtggaacggcacttcatctaggttgagttaatgcgtgaagcaatttcatagcgcagttctccattggatgatagcattgacccgaggtgtttaaatcactcagttctgggcaggtcactgccgctgatagtgattgtgcctgcttcatggggatcggtcgtcaaaaattcaggtttgttcagattcaatctgagatcgcgttgcgtgaggcgatcattccattccaACTCAAAGTGAATACTTTCTATGATCACATTGTACTGTAAGGAATCACTTAACAGAGCTGCTCTGCGTTGTTGGAAGGTTTATAGATATTGTTCACGCGTAGGCGAACATTACCTTAACCGATGTTGTCTTAAAGAGAGTGCGCACTGAAGGCAGTTTGGCACCGAAGAGAAACCTGAGCATCTTGATTCTGATCAAGCGTGGAAGCTCAGAGGTAATCAATTCCCGAATAGGCATTGGTGAAGGTTGTCAAGCAATACACGAGGAATGGGATGGCACATGTCTATAGGGGGGGATTTACCAGGAGGATAGCATGCCGCAGATGCAGGTAGGCAGGCCACAAAGTCAAAACTTACAACGAAAAGCAGGGTTACATTCTTTACAGGTATCGCGGCCCCTTTGGCAAGGGCGTTGCCTATACTGCAACTTGAAAGGGTTGGGACGCGGCTAAGATGTTCTGCATTCACTAAATTTACATGTACCGGAGTGTACAATAATTGTTACGTGTTGCGAGCACAGTTCGCTGTGAAGGTAAACGTTGGTCTAGTGCTTATAAGTGAATAGTATATAGAATAATAAAGACCCAGCCTCATTACATGTTTGTCAGTGTCTGCTTAACACTGGACTTTCGACGTAAATTTAATGGAGGACACTTTCTTGGGCATGAAGGGGCGGAAGCTGGGGAATCGAATGGCGAAAGCATCATCAAAACTCCTGAGGGAAACAGACCATCTTTCTTTTGAACactggatccacgccaacgttttgcGCCCAGACTGTGGGAAATTATTAGTGTTGTTGGTAGACTGGTGGGGTTTTCTGCAAGACTTCTCCGTTAGCATCATCAATACAAACGCTATTTCCCGGCGTGCCAAGGTGGAAATATATGGGGACTTGGTTACAAAGTGGTCATTCGAAAAACTGAGGATTTGCGGAAACTCTGTTCATTTAGTTCTTAACAGGGGGCCACATAGTATAAACACCAT of Hermetia illucens chromosome 4, iHerIll2.2.curated.20191125, whole genome shotgun sequence contains these proteins:
- the LOC119655971 gene encoding uncharacterized protein LOC119655971 → MDENNGATGGTNRWGVCPMENLTTTIQSIDTVRTLHQTIVALRTALEDAKLEIQRLRNQLTAQSEIKESAKFQEKVIETSLPEKQAIPEVSLEHVPSPATTVETIKEEKIEEEEQEVSETKSISIIERRDIVEEVETFQHLELPKDSNIPPISSNFTTESRSRRKLSFIPDIRVTARRKMASKIDVKIKVLSNVKVHGASTDTSSSSQPSSARSLKDEMSLPKDSEEGATQLLSTEGLKKDDHSPSGSDNSVFFEDKPPIESATIDGKTSIRPHDSKEEVDDIELIFSSDENREPIQEDLVSISEYDPWQPPGASGTPVLVKFSSLHSESEEGASSLAKKIPASTSHDAVYTANIAQQKSLESSESTDGPRSTKSSSLERETSGDHKDDSHSIGRDESMDFFDHKDSSFGRKWTNYNVIVETDISKCGIIEETTFEMYRRNTCPNPPAYRPLMQADTITTSRHVPVIGSKYRRGGRQAGGGQGTPTQSPRAGGVAGTKRSSAAQTEITALPDHWKSESQLADSRFHAGGPFTLPSKFTPSVATTGCHRHIIRNSDRTQEARRVLLSDINFTSMVPELSRSADHLCAEKGTQSASKPSNRYYKGNHLKTPDYALKGMTPSASMTSPGVSQWTVNENSLGTQTTQTAESWGKRGDSLDSCRSYSVESRFSGLDRSHRSRSVPSIRCAVCKLAHGIRTSESMNYTPRVTFQEPACKIRGSLPDLRHHCVCSKRYPGRSIFTIYGDSSGSTESLLDEADAFVRNSMENAYLSEDVTAKKPNLRRMSETDIQRDYTPSRQSLPFLPRTAKCLKPGHLAKVIAKNGRVVVGRVRYVGPIATVDKDGSAVIDDLYVGVQLQSKCGDCDGTFEGRKFFDCEPLQGLFVPFKKVVMAWTG